A single region of the Penaeus chinensis breed Huanghai No. 1 chromosome 41, ASM1920278v2, whole genome shotgun sequence genome encodes:
- the LOC125047657 gene encoding uncharacterized protein LOC125047657 isoform X1, whose translation MDLQTHQYQMWLAAKKHQDLIGQRQKDPDNLALQKEILDVLCQLVAINESQKLVVAKLREEKENEDYRKMQRRESQKEDIDLLCDEQMLHDNHDKASSEPPHVTHKGKSPVREAETHTAPTPCSDYAKDLHDVNSDDCFEEPAADGTPANPSEPNSPTGWCSPEKRLHNFQPPTADYSMEDIHDLVTEDEFMHALGLLTVRECREVMDKRYERRKRNAYSHIFSNTIWEKPETRRKRRAWLMSGAGSPPTLRRKVRPPSQPPSQPQSRPCSPAQSSCSPPTTCPPSQAASPQSVEEEFPVASQPSEEVCPMCKMKGADVQCDGCGVIYHGPCVDLGDTEPPPCWLCLTCEQLGLRASTNSDPQYHSRRREALEIRERLLRQRAELTISKLQLEERKRHLAMALQAQCSEREKLQHKEEEVREAIHQLQNFIYTFQQPEPPHISTSIQASSPAATSPVATSHQPLRTGVTASPPPNAGQKTDHVTSVRSPSPSSYPLDCSQAASSSPNSPTNTLKWSETSSTPSPSPSDITPQLFLPGLTITRTSSPGQSSQASSLNHSSSKSIVPSLTISRTSPPSPKSNFLSSLTISQSQRSQVNPQPYVSVHTTYASSSPTRPSSNTSSPGHQSSASFYPGIIVSPSCSPKPSISISPIYNTGGRSKTKHIPHTQRASATVHGKKQRSEARLRAALTHQNEADIHSQPTDLSSPSHSRKNGIPGIRRGENDAMAASL comes from the exons AACTTGGCCTTGCAAAAAGAGATCCTTGATGTTTTGTGTCAGCTGGTGGCTATCAATGAAAGCCAG AAATTGGTTGTAGCAAAGctcagagaagaaaaggaaaatgaggattaCAGAAAAATGCAGCGAAGAGAAAGCCAGAAGGAAGACATTGATCTGTTGTGTGATGAGCAGATGTTACATGACAACCATGACAAGGCTAGTTCTGAACCCCCTCATGTAACACACAAAGGCAAGAGCCCGGTCAGGGAGGCAGAAACCCATACTGCACCAACACCCTGCTCAGACTATGCAAAGGACTTGCACGATGTCAATTCCGATGACTGTTTTGAAGAACCTGCTGCAGATGG AACTCCAGCAAACCCAAGTGAGCCTAACAGCCCAACAGGATGGTGTTCACCGGAGAAGAGACTTCACAATTTTCAGCCTCCAACGGCAGACTACTCTATGGAAGACATCCATGACTTGGTTACTGAGGATGAGTTTATGCATGCTCTGG GTCTTCTCACTGTGCGGGAATGTAGAGAAGTTATGGACAAACGttatgagaggaggaaaagaaatgctTATTCTCATATATTTTCTAATACAATATGGGAAAAGCCAGAAACT CGCAGGAAACGTCGTGCCTGGCTAATGTCTGGTGCTGGGTCACCGCCCACTCTGAGACGCAAGGTTCGACCACCTTCCCAACCCCCATCACAGCCTCAGTCGCGTCCTTGCTCGCCTGCACAATCCTCATGCTCGCCCCCTACCACCTGCCCCCCCTCACAGGCAGCCTCCCCCCAGTCTGTGGAGGAAGAATTCCCCGTGGCGTCGCAGCCCTCCGAGGAAGTGTGTCCAATGTGCAAGATGAAGG GAGCAGATGTGCAGTGTGATGGATGTGGCGTGATATATCACGGACCTTGTGTAGATCTGGGAGACACTGAACCACCCCCTTGTTGGCTCTGCCTAACCTGTGAGCAGCTGGGGCTCCGGGCTTCAACCAACAGCGACCCACAGTACCATAGCAGGCGTAGAG AGGCACTGGAGATCCGCGAACGTCTTCTGCGTCAGCGTGCCGAGCTCACAATCTCTAAACTGCAgttggaagagaggaaaaggcacTTAGCAATGGCTCTGCAG GCCCAGTGctcagagagagaaaagttgcagcacaaggaggaggaggtacgggAAGCCATCCATCAGTTGCAAAACTTTATCTACACATTCCAGCAACCTGAGCCACCACACATTAGCACTTCAATCCAAGCAAGTTCTCCAGCAGCAACATCTCCAGTTGCAACTTCTCATCAGCCTCTGAGAACTGGTGTCACTGCATCGCCGCCACCCAATGCAGGACAGAAAACAGATCATGTGACCAGTGTAAGGTCTCCATCGCCCAGTTCCTATCCGCTTGACTGCAGTCAAGCTGCTTCATCTTCACCCAACTCACCCACCAATACCCTCAAGTGGTCTGAAACATCATCAacaccttccccctcacccagTGATATTACTCCTCAACTTTTCTTGCCAGGACTTACCATAACCAGGACTTCTTCCCCTGGCCAGTCCTCTCAGGCATCATCTTTAAATCACAGCTCTTCCAAAAGCATTGTACCTAGTTTGACTATATCCCGTACATCACCTCCAAGCCCGAAATCCAACTTCCTCTCCAGCTTAACTATATctcagtcacaaaggagtcaggtAAATCCTCAGCCGTACGTGTCGGTTCACACCACCTATGCTTCATCATCACCCACTCGGCCTTCTTCAAATACATCATCTCCAGGTCATCAATCATCTGCATCTTTCTACCCAGGAATTATTGTTTCACCGTCATGCTCGCCAAAGCCAAGTATTTCCATTTCCCCTATATATAATACTGGGGGCAGGagtaaaacaaaacacataccacatacacagAGGGCATCAGCGACAGTCCATGGTAAAAAACAGCGGTCTGAAGCTAGACTGCGTGCTGCTCTTACCCACCAGAATGAAGCAGATATACACTCTCAACCAACTGACTTGTCGTCACCATCTCACTCCAGAAAAAATGGTATCCCAGGAattagaagaggagaaaatgatgcAATGGCTGCCTCTTTGTGA
- the LOC125047657 gene encoding uncharacterized protein LOC125047657 isoform X2, whose amino-acid sequence MQRRESQKEDIDLLCDEQMLHDNHDKASSEPPHVTHKGKSPVREAETHTAPTPCSDYAKDLHDVNSDDCFEEPAADGTPANPSEPNSPTGWCSPEKRLHNFQPPTADYSMEDIHDLVTEDEFMHALGLLTVRECREVMDKRYERRKRNAYSHIFSNTIWEKPETRRKRRAWLMSGAGSPPTLRRKVRPPSQPPSQPQSRPCSPAQSSCSPPTTCPPSQAASPQSVEEEFPVASQPSEEVCPMCKMKGADVQCDGCGVIYHGPCVDLGDTEPPPCWLCLTCEQLGLRASTNSDPQYHSRRREALEIRERLLRQRAELTISKLQLEERKRHLAMALQAQCSEREKLQHKEEEVREAIHQLQNFIYTFQQPEPPHISTSIQASSPAATSPVATSHQPLRTGVTASPPPNAGQKTDHVTSVRSPSPSSYPLDCSQAASSSPNSPTNTLKWSETSSTPSPSPSDITPQLFLPGLTITRTSSPGQSSQASSLNHSSSKSIVPSLTISRTSPPSPKSNFLSSLTISQSQRSQVNPQPYVSVHTTYASSSPTRPSSNTSSPGHQSSASFYPGIIVSPSCSPKPSISISPIYNTGGRSKTKHIPHTQRASATVHGKKQRSEARLRAALTHQNEADIHSQPTDLSSPSHSRKNGIPGIRRGENDAMAASL is encoded by the exons ATGCAGCGAAGAGAAAGCCAGAAGGAAGACATTGATCTGTTGTGTGATGAGCAGATGTTACATGACAACCATGACAAGGCTAGTTCTGAACCCCCTCATGTAACACACAAAGGCAAGAGCCCGGTCAGGGAGGCAGAAACCCATACTGCACCAACACCCTGCTCAGACTATGCAAAGGACTTGCACGATGTCAATTCCGATGACTGTTTTGAAGAACCTGCTGCAGATGG AACTCCAGCAAACCCAAGTGAGCCTAACAGCCCAACAGGATGGTGTTCACCGGAGAAGAGACTTCACAATTTTCAGCCTCCAACGGCAGACTACTCTATGGAAGACATCCATGACTTGGTTACTGAGGATGAGTTTATGCATGCTCTGG GTCTTCTCACTGTGCGGGAATGTAGAGAAGTTATGGACAAACGttatgagaggaggaaaagaaatgctTATTCTCATATATTTTCTAATACAATATGGGAAAAGCCAGAAACT CGCAGGAAACGTCGTGCCTGGCTAATGTCTGGTGCTGGGTCACCGCCCACTCTGAGACGCAAGGTTCGACCACCTTCCCAACCCCCATCACAGCCTCAGTCGCGTCCTTGCTCGCCTGCACAATCCTCATGCTCGCCCCCTACCACCTGCCCCCCCTCACAGGCAGCCTCCCCCCAGTCTGTGGAGGAAGAATTCCCCGTGGCGTCGCAGCCCTCCGAGGAAGTGTGTCCAATGTGCAAGATGAAGG GAGCAGATGTGCAGTGTGATGGATGTGGCGTGATATATCACGGACCTTGTGTAGATCTGGGAGACACTGAACCACCCCCTTGTTGGCTCTGCCTAACCTGTGAGCAGCTGGGGCTCCGGGCTTCAACCAACAGCGACCCACAGTACCATAGCAGGCGTAGAG AGGCACTGGAGATCCGCGAACGTCTTCTGCGTCAGCGTGCCGAGCTCACAATCTCTAAACTGCAgttggaagagaggaaaaggcacTTAGCAATGGCTCTGCAG GCCCAGTGctcagagagagaaaagttgcagcacaaggaggaggaggtacgggAAGCCATCCATCAGTTGCAAAACTTTATCTACACATTCCAGCAACCTGAGCCACCACACATTAGCACTTCAATCCAAGCAAGTTCTCCAGCAGCAACATCTCCAGTTGCAACTTCTCATCAGCCTCTGAGAACTGGTGTCACTGCATCGCCGCCACCCAATGCAGGACAGAAAACAGATCATGTGACCAGTGTAAGGTCTCCATCGCCCAGTTCCTATCCGCTTGACTGCAGTCAAGCTGCTTCATCTTCACCCAACTCACCCACCAATACCCTCAAGTGGTCTGAAACATCATCAacaccttccccctcacccagTGATATTACTCCTCAACTTTTCTTGCCAGGACTTACCATAACCAGGACTTCTTCCCCTGGCCAGTCCTCTCAGGCATCATCTTTAAATCACAGCTCTTCCAAAAGCATTGTACCTAGTTTGACTATATCCCGTACATCACCTCCAAGCCCGAAATCCAACTTCCTCTCCAGCTTAACTATATctcagtcacaaaggagtcaggtAAATCCTCAGCCGTACGTGTCGGTTCACACCACCTATGCTTCATCATCACCCACTCGGCCTTCTTCAAATACATCATCTCCAGGTCATCAATCATCTGCATCTTTCTACCCAGGAATTATTGTTTCACCGTCATGCTCGCCAAAGCCAAGTATTTCCATTTCCCCTATATATAATACTGGGGGCAGGagtaaaacaaaacacataccacatacacagAGGGCATCAGCGACAGTCCATGGTAAAAAACAGCGGTCTGAAGCTAGACTGCGTGCTGCTCTTACCCACCAGAATGAAGCAGATATACACTCTCAACCAACTGACTTGTCGTCACCATCTCACTCCAGAAAAAATGGTATCCCAGGAattagaagaggagaaaatgatgcAATGGCTGCCTCTTTGTGA
- the LOC125047543 gene encoding ATP synthase subunit beta, mitochondrial yields the protein MLGAAQRACSTILKAAKPAVVSKGLQNVGSKTVPALYTCQRNYAAKAEAATQTGVPNGSVVAVIGAVVDVQFDGELPPILNALEVANRSPRLVLEVAQHLGENTVRTIAMDGTEGLIRGNAVVDTGSPISIPVGPGTLGRIINVIGEPIDERGPIPTEHFSAIHAEAPDFVEMSVEQEILVTGIKVVDLLAPYSKGGKIGLFGGAGVGKTVLIMELINNVAKAHGGYSVFAGVGERTREGNDLYHEMIESGVISLKDDTSKVSLVYGQMNEPPGARARVALTGLTVAEYFRDQEGQDVLLFIDNIFRFTQAGSEVSALLGRIPSAVGYQPTLATDMGSMQERITTTKKGSITSVQAIYVPADDLTDPAPATTFAHLDATTVLSRGIAELGIYPAVDPLDSISRIMDANIIGHEHYNVARSVQKILQDHKSLQDIIAILGMDELSEEDKLTVARARKIQKFLSQPFQVAEVFTGYAGKFVSLPDTIVSFKEILAGKYDDLPEAAFYMQGSIEDVVEKAEQLAAQAS from the exons ATGTTGGGAGCTGCACAGCGCGCTTGCTCCACCATCCTAAAGGCCGCGAAGCCTGCTGTTGTCTCCAAGGGCCTTCAGAATGTAGGCTCCAAGACTGTCCCAGCGCTTTACACCTGCC AGCGCAACTATGCTGCCAAGGCTGAGGCTGCCACCCAGACTGGTGTGCCCAATGGTAGTGTAGTGGCTGTCATTGGTGCTGTGGTGGATGTCCAGTTCGATGGAGAGCTCCCCCCAATTCTCAATGCCCTTGAGGTTGCTAACCGCTCCCCAAGGCTGGTGCTTGAGGTTGCTCAGCATCTCG GGGAGAACACTGTCCGCACCATTGCTATGGATGGTACCGAGGGTCTCATCCGTGGTAATGCTGTGGTTGATACTGGAAGCCCCATCTCCATCCCTGTTGGCCCTGGCACTCTTGGCCGAATTATCAATGTGATTG GCGAGCCCATCGATGAACGTGGCCCCATTCCCACTGAACACTTCTCTGCTATCCACGCTGAGGCTCCTGACTTTGTTGAGATGTCTGTCGAGCAGGAGATTCTAGTAACTGGTATCAAGGTGGTCGACCTCTTGGCCCCATACTCCAAGGGAGGAAAGATTG GTCTGTTCGGTGGTGCTGGTGTAGGAAAGACTGTACTTATCATGGAACTGATTAACAATGTTGCCAAGGCTCACGGTGGTTATTCTGTATTTGCTGGTGTGGGAGAGCGTACCCGTGAGGGCAATGATCTGTACCACGAGATGATTGAGTCTGGTGTCATCTCTCTGAAGGATGACACCTCCAAGGTATCTCTCGTGTACGGTCAGATGAACGAGCCCCCAGGTGCCCGTGCCCGTGTCGCCCTGACTGGTCTGACTGTGGCCGAGTACTTCCGTGACCAGGAAGGTCAGGATGTGCTGCTCTTCATTGACAACATTTTCCGCTTCACACAAGCTGGTTCTGAGGTGTCTGCCCTGCTGGGTCGTATCCCATCTGCTGTAGGTTACCAGCCTACTCTGGCCACTGACATGGGTAGCATGCAGGAAAGAATTACCACCACCAAGAAGGGGTCAATTACCTCTGTACAGGCTATCTATGTACCTGCTGATGACTTGACTGATCCTGCCCCAGCCACCACCTTCGCTCACTTGGACGCTACTACTGTGTTGTCTCGTGGCATTGCCGAGTTGGGTATTTACCCTGCTGTGGATCCTCTTGATTCCATCTCCCGTATCATGGACGCTAACATCATTGGACACGAACACTACAACGTTGCCCGTAGTGTGCAGAAGATTCTCCAG GATCACAAGTCGCTCCAGGATATTATCGCTATCTTGGGTATGGATGAATTGTCTGAGGAAGACAAGCTTACCGTCGCCCGTGCACGTAAGATCCAGAAGTTCCTGTCTCAGCCTTTCCAGGTGGCTGAGGTGTTCACTGGCTACGCTGGAAAGTTTGTTTCCCTGCCCGATACCATCGTG AGCTTCAAGGAAATTCTGGCTGGCAAGTACGATGACCTCCCTGAAGCTGCCTTCTACATGCAAGGAAGTATTGAGGATGTCGTGGAAAAGGCAGAACAGTTGGCTGCCCAGGCCAGTTAA